In Raphanus sativus cultivar WK10039 chromosome 5, ASM80110v3, whole genome shotgun sequence, the following proteins share a genomic window:
- the LOC130494931 gene encoding uncharacterized protein LOC130494931: protein MEEEEQSESRIFVWWDVQSCVVPRGYDPLRICGAIKSAMESLGFWGSLQVAAVGDGKRITKDMVERFIATGIEFESVDMEVEHGNQYRIFSSIDKWKRLQYPPGTVVVVISSDSGYRPILRSLRESGFRTVNFSKPDWYKVLDLGPRLDPRQYGFAPILEEG, encoded by the coding sequence atggaggaggaggagcaaagTGAATCGCGCATATTTGTGTGGTGGGATGTACAGAGTTGTGTCGTTCCAAGAGGTTACGACCCTCTCCGAATCTGTGGGGCCATAAAATCAGCGATGGAAAGTTTAGGGTTTTGGGGTTCTCTACAAGTTGCGGCAGTTGGAGACGGGAAAAGGATTACTAAGGACATGGTCGAAAGGTTTATAGCTACTGGGATAGAGTTTGAATCTGTGGATATGGAAGTAGAGCACGGCAACCAGTACAGGATCTTCAGCAGCATTGATAAATGGAAAAGGTTACAGTATCCTCCGGGTACTGTAGTTGTTGTTATCAGCAGTGACTCTGGTTACCGTCCGATTCTTCGCTCATTGAGAGAGTCCGGTTTTAGGACTGTTAACTTTTCTAAACCGGATTGGTACAAGGTTCTCGACTTGGGTCCTCGTCTGGATCCCAGACAATATGGTTTTGCTCCTATTCTGGAGGAGGGGTAA
- the LOC108858491 gene encoding RING-H2 finger protein ATL1 → MDLTDRRNPFNNLAFPPPPPPRSTTFTSPLFPRSSSSATSFPILAVAVIGILATAFLLVSYYVFVIKCCLNWHQIDIFRRRRRSSDQNPLMIYSPHELNRGLDESAIRAIPIFKFKKRGVVQGEEDQDKSSQECSVCLNEFQEDEKLRIIPNCCHVFHIDCIDIWLQGNANCPLCRTSVSWDASYSLDLISAPSSPPRNRNLLE, encoded by the coding sequence ATGGATCTAACGGACCGTCGCAACCCTTTCAACAATCTAGCTTTTCCACCGCCGCCCCCGCCTCGATCCACCACCTTCACAAGCCCTCTTTTCCCAAGATCAAGCTCTTCCGCCACGAGTTTTCCCATTCTCGCCGTCGCAGTGATAGGAATCTTAGCCACTGCATTCTTGCTTGTAAGCTACTACGTCTTCGTGATCAAATGCTGTCTTAACTGGCACCAAATCGACATCTTTCGCCGCAGAAGACGAAGCAGTGACCAAAACCCTCTAATGATATACTCTCCTCACGAGCTAAACCGAGGTCTCGACGAGTCCGCCATCAGAGCTATCCCAATCTTCAAGTTCAAGAAGAGAGGCGTTgttcaaggagaagaagatcaGGACAAGAGCTCCCAAGAATGTTCTGTTTGTTtaaatgagtttcaagaagaCGAGAAGCTGAGGATTATTCCTAATTGCTGCCACGTGTTTCACATTGATTGCATTGATATTTGGCTTCAGGGCAACGCGAATTGTCCCTTGTGCAGAACCAGCGTTTCTTGGGACGCAAGTTACTCTCTTGACCTAATCTCTGCACCGAGTTCTCCACCTAGGAACAGGAATCTGTTGGAATAA
- the LOC108858490 gene encoding NADP-dependent malic enzyme 2-like: MVERFIATGIEFESVDMEVEHGNQYRIFSSIDKWKRLQYPPGTVVVVISSDSGYRPILRSLRESGFRTVNFSKPDWYKVLDLGPRLDPRQYGFAPILEEGRTVVRIPNGPSALAVKEAAWGLARYAVISQERKLMHNLRQYTVPLQRYMALMDLQERNERLFYKLLIDNVEELLPVVYTPTIGEACQKYGTIFRKPQGLYISLKEKGKILEVLKNWPQRGIQVIVVTDGERILGLGNLGCQGVGIPVGKLSLYTALGGIRPSACLPITIDVGTNNQKLLDDEFYIGLKQRRATGQEYSDFLHEFMRAVKQNYGEKVLVQFEDFANHNAFDLLSKYMDTHLVFNDDIQGTAPVVLAGLIAAQKVLGKSLADNTFLFLGAGEAGTGIAELIALKIPKETGAPIEETRKKIWLVNSKVYCLAANKNFLILFNFNLS; this comes from the exons ATGGTCGAAAGGTTTATAGCTACTGGGATAGAGTTTGAATCTGTGGATATGGAAGTAGAGCACGGCAACCAGTACAGGATCTTCAGCAGCATTGATAAATGGAAAAGGTTACAGTATCCTCCGGGTACTGTAGTTGTTGTTATCAGCAGTGACTCTGGTTACCGTCCGATTCTTCGCTCATTGAGAGAGTCCGGTTTTAGGACTGTTAACTTTTCTAAACCGGATTGGTACAAGGTTCTCGACTTGGGTCCTCGTCTGGATCCCAGACAATATGGTTTTGCTCCTATTCTGGAGGAGGG GCGTACTGTCGTGAGAATTCCCAACGGTCCGTCTGCTCTCGCTGTGAAAGAAGCTGCTTGGGGCCTTGCTCGATACGCTGTCATTTCACAG GAGAGGAAGCTGATGCACAATCTCCGCCAGTACACTGTTCCTCTACAGCGTTACATGGCCCTCATGGATCTTCAG GAAAGGAACGAGAGGTTGTTCTATAAGCTTTTGATTGACAACGTGGAGGAGTTGCTTCCAGTTGTGTACACACCAACAATTGGTGAGGCTTGCCAGAAGTATGGTACCATTTTCAGGAAGCCACAAGGTCTCTACATCAGCTTGAAAGAGAA GGGAAAGATTCTTGAAGTGTTGAAGAACTGGCCCCAGAGAGGGATTCAAGTTATCGTTGTTACTGATGGTGAGCGCATTCTCGGTCTGGGTAATCTTGGTTGCCAGGGAGTGGGAATTCCAGTGGGGAAGCTTTCTCTTTACACAGCTTTGGGAGGAATCCGTCCATCAGCT TGCCTTCCAATCACCATAGATGTGGGTACAAACAACCAGAAGTTGCTGGATGATGAATTCTACATTGGCCTTAAACAGAGAAGGGCAACTGGGCAG GAGTATTCAGACTTTCTGCACGAGTTCATGCGCGCTGTGAAGCAGAACTATGGAGAGAAAGTGTTGGTACAG TTTGAAGATTTTGCAAACCACAATGCGTTTGACCTTCTGTCTAAGTACATGGATACTCATCTTGTCTTCAATGACGATATCCAG GGTACTGCACCTGTGGTGCTTGCTGGGCTTATTGCCGCTCAGAAGGTGCTTGGTAAAAGCCTTGCTGACAATACCTTCTTGTTCTTGGGTGCCGGAGAG GCTGGAACTGGTATTGCTGAGTTAATTGCTCTTAAAATTCCGAAAGAG ACGGGAGCTCCCATCGAGGAGACCAGGAAGAAGATTTGGCTCGTGAACTCCAAGGTATATTGTTTGGCAGCCAACAAGAACTTTCTCATCCTCTTTAACTTTAACCTTTCTTGA
- the LOC108859720 gene encoding uncharacterized protein LOC108859720, with translation MMMNSKVPTDAQSKAPTWVFWDINSCPVPADVDARIIGPCIKSFVNTLGYTGPLTITAIGMLTDVPLDVLRAIYSSGIALRHVPIGNGVYLELFLWGWKNLPPANVMLVSDSVRFDPPLATLRMGGRYNVIRPSFSASSSALYSTSNHRLQSLLAMLRAGELKLEEGDKCSEIPAFVCSTCDGYFDIKDFESFITHLSSPGHEVEEDPYFPEPHCDYYYQKEDATTTAQKIMIYPKAPTDTEAQAPTWVWWDLNRCPVPADVDVRIIGPCIKSAVNNLGYMGPLTIIAIGILTDVPLDALQAIYSSGIALHHVPTEVNGIKDSLYWWSTKNPSPTNFMLLSGERVFGVTLERLESQGYNIIRSLFPYDARKVDSALSLSFTSEGCFFLWRSLLTVLRSDVDELDKDERGESALVCSTCDLKVDAKDFERFITHLNSKEHGLKELQFYPQDCSSYEKEDATTIKHVLTCFRAGLRSCQRKAEEERKAKDKEIELFSRTFS, from the exons ATGATGATGAACTCAAAGGTGCCGACGGATGCTCAGTCTAAAGCTCCGACATGGGTCTTTTGGGACATCAACAGTTGTCCGGTTCCGGCTGACGTCGATGCTCGTATTATCGGTCCGTGTATAAAAAGCTTTGTGAATACTTTAGGCTACACCGGTCCTCTCACCATCACTGCCATTGGCATGCTAACAGACGTCCCTCTTGACGTCCTGCGAGCCATCTATTCCTCTGGAATCGCTCTCCGTCACGTTCCTATAG gTAATGGCGTTTACTTGGAACTGTTTTTGTGGGGCTGGAAAAATCTACCTCCAGCTAATGTCATGCTTGTATCTGATTCTGTACGCTTCGATCCACCTCTTGCGACTCTAAGAATGGGCGGCAGATACAATGTTATCCGGCCAAGTTTCTCTGCCTCCTCCTCTGCTCTTTACTCTACCTCAAACCATAGATTGCAAAGCTTACTAGCAATGCTACGGGCAG GTGAACTTAAATTGGAGGAGGGAGATAAGTGCAGTGAAATCCCAGCCTTTGTTTGCTCAACATGCGATGGCTATTTTGACATCAAAGACTTTGAAAGTTTCATCACGCACCTCAGCAGTCCAGGGCATGAA GTGGAGGAGGATCCATATTTCCCCGAGCCTCATTGCGATTATTATTATCAGAAGGAAGATGCTACTACTACTGCCCAGAAGATTATGATTTACCCCAAGGCGCCGACCGATACTGAGGCTCAGGCTCCAACATGGGTCTGGTGGGACCTTAACAGGTGTCCGGTTCCCGCTGACGTCGATGTTCGTATTATCGGTCCGTGTATAAAAAGTGCTGTGAACAATTTAGGCTACATGGGTCCTCTCACCATAATTGCCATTGGTATTCTAACAGACGTCCCTCTTGACGCCCTGCAAGCCATCTATTCCTCTGGAATCGCTCTCCATCACGTTCCTACAG AGGTGAATGGAATTAAAGATAGTCTGTATTGGTGGAGCACCAAAAACCCATCTCCTACTAATTTCATGCTCTTATCCGGTGAACGAGTCTTCGGTGTAACTCTTGAGCGTCTAGAGTCGCAGGGATACAATATTATCCGGTCACTCTTTCCTTATGATGCTAGAAAAGTAGACTCTGCACTCAGCTTAAGCTTTACAAGTGAAGGGTGCTTCTTCCTTTGGCGTAGCTTACTGACAGTGTTACGTTCAGACGTTGATGAACTTGACAAGGACGAAAGGGGTGAATCTGCCTTGGTTTGCTCAACATGTGATCTCAAGGTTGATGCGAAAGACTTTGAACGTTTTATTACGCATCTCAACAGTAAAGAACATGGACTAAAG GAGTTGCAATTTTACCCTCAGGATTGCAGTTCTTATGAGAAAGAGGACGCTACTACGATTAAACATGTTCTGACGTGTTTTAGAGCTGGTCTGAGGAGCTGCCAACGTAAAGCAGAAGAGGAACGTAAAGCCAAAGATAAAGAAATTGAACTTTTCAGCAGAACTTTCTCGTAA